A single window of Vibrio sp. HB236076 DNA harbors:
- a CDS encoding DNA-3-methyladenine glycosylase I, whose translation MTKECAWSLHHPLERDYHDSEWGVPVYDDRILFEFITLEGAQAGLSWLTVLKRRDAYRQAFVDYQLEQIVDFDEQDIERIMTDYDVIKHRKKLQSVVSNAQAALTLQREWGSLSHALWQFVDHQPIVNHWTTACQVPTATPESKAMSVFLKKAGFRFVGETICYAFMQAMGMVNDHLVSCPCRKKS comes from the coding sequence ATGACAAAAGAATGTGCTTGGTCATTGCATCACCCACTAGAACGCGATTATCACGATAGTGAGTGGGGGGTACCCGTGTACGATGATCGTATCTTATTTGAGTTTATTACCCTAGAGGGGGCACAAGCTGGATTGAGTTGGCTCACCGTGCTCAAGCGCCGTGATGCGTACCGGCAAGCCTTTGTTGATTATCAATTAGAGCAGATTGTTGACTTTGATGAGCAAGACATTGAACGTATTATGACCGACTATGACGTGATTAAACATCGCAAAAAATTACAATCGGTGGTAAGTAATGCCCAAGCTGCTCTCACATTACAGCGAGAGTGGGGCAGTCTGTCCCATGCGTTGTGGCAATTTGTCGATCATCAACCGATCGTCAACCATTGGACAACAGCCTGCCAAGTTCCCACAGCCACTCCAGAATCCAAAGCCATGAGTGTCTTTTTGAAAAAGGCCGGTTTTCGTTTTGTCGGAGAAACCATTTGTTACGCCTTTATGCAGGCAATGGGAATGGTGAATGATCACTTGGTGTCTTGCCCTTGCCGAAAAAAGTCATAA
- the pspC gene encoding envelope stress response membrane protein PspC → MIKDNSLARDPERAVFSGVCAGVARYLEVEVWLVRVCVISVSLLGGAMLTLLAYLAMSFLLEKRRDPKVDKLKQHTWQEGVSVSQRLADVERNLQNIEQKVVKVEAYVTSSQYSVDQAFRQL, encoded by the coding sequence ATGATCAAGGATAATAGTTTAGCGCGCGATCCTGAGCGCGCGGTGTTCAGTGGCGTGTGTGCTGGAGTGGCACGCTATCTCGAAGTCGAGGTATGGCTGGTTAGAGTGTGTGTGATAAGTGTGTCGCTGCTCGGTGGAGCCATGTTGACACTACTCGCTTATTTAGCCATGAGCTTTTTATTGGAAAAAAGACGTGATCCCAAAGTCGATAAGCTCAAGCAGCACACGTGGCAAGAGGGAGTGAGTGTCAGTCAACGACTTGCCGATGTTGAGCGCAACCTGCAAAACATTGAGCAAAAAGTGGTTAAGGTTGAAGCTTATGTGACATCCTCACAATATTCCGTCGACCAAGCGTTTCGTCAGTTGTAA
- the pspB gene encoding envelope stress response membrane protein PspB — MSFMFLSVPLALFCLIVAPLWLVLHYRTKRRNANGLSQQEAAKLERLTLQAHKLQQRVDVLERILDASSPDWRQYDQG, encoded by the coding sequence ATGTCATTCATGTTTTTGAGTGTGCCATTGGCATTGTTTTGTCTTATTGTCGCCCCTTTGTGGTTGGTACTGCACTACCGAACTAAGCGCCGTAACGCCAATGGGCTCAGTCAACAAGAAGCGGCAAAACTCGAGCGTTTGACGTTACAAGCTCATAAACTGCAGCAGCGAGTCGATGTGCTAGAGCGTATTCTCGATGCCTCATCACCGGATTGGAGGCAGTATGATCAAGGATAA
- the pspA gene encoding phage shock protein PspA: MSVFSRFSDIISANISALLDKAEDPQKMIRLIIQEMEDTLVEVRTQMAKSLADKRELTRVKDQRTQQLEDWQNKVRLALSKDRDDLARAAIIEKNKLAKVVEAMAQDEQTIDDNLAKLSSEVDKLEQKITETRAKQQALLIREQAATSRSKVQSHINRVQVAKYEAQFEQLARKIDHLEGQADVASKPSSELEQAFNDLEAQDEIEQELAAMKAQIEAQKANSIKE; this comes from the coding sequence ATGAGTGTATTTTCGCGTTTTAGTGACATTATCAGTGCCAACATTAGCGCTTTGTTAGACAAAGCCGAAGACCCACAAAAAATGATCCGTCTTATCATTCAAGAAATGGAAGATACCCTGGTGGAAGTTCGTACCCAGATGGCCAAGAGCTTAGCGGACAAGCGCGAGTTAACCAGAGTCAAAGATCAACGTACGCAACAGCTTGAAGATTGGCAAAACAAAGTGCGTTTAGCTCTGAGTAAAGACAGAGATGATTTGGCACGCGCGGCTATCATCGAGAAGAATAAACTGGCCAAAGTCGTGGAAGCGATGGCTCAAGATGAGCAAACCATTGATGACAATTTGGCTAAACTGAGCTCGGAAGTGGATAAATTGGAACAAAAAATTACCGAGACGCGGGCCAAGCAGCAAGCCTTGTTGATTCGAGAACAAGCGGCAACGTCGAGAAGTAAAGTTCAATCGCACATCAATCGCGTACAAGTGGCAAAATACGAAGCGCAGTTTGAACAATTGGCCCGTAAAATTGATCACTTAGAAGGGCAAGCCGATGTGGCGAGCAAGCCATCATCGGAGCTTGAACAAGCGTTTAATGATCTCGAAGCGCAAGATGAGATCGAACAAGAGTTGGCGGCAATGAAAGCACAAATTGAAGCGCAAAAAGCAAACTCGATTAAGGAGTAA